In Ptychodera flava strain L36383 chromosome 21, AS_Pfla_20210202, whole genome shotgun sequence, a genomic segment contains:
- the LOC139121185 gene encoding complement C1q subcomponent subunit B-like, with the protein MAMLNLKFILLQCCIFVTVYQPSSCLGDMQSEHTDTGTPQGHDVPTMHSETQPCTNSINGIPGIPGIPGSPGPIGTPGLKGQNGEKGSPGSKGDKGDYGANGQMGQKGVQGKPGPKGVQGDLGQKGSTGQSGPTGPKGQQGPPGQQGQKGDKGQAGEIQHPSRMAFSVVRTSSLGPVSSHTTVIYDKVYSNVGNGYSSSTGKFTCSVSGIYFFMISGMRIHSHSHFMYICLMKNNEKLPCVYVHNSGQRHYGAASNSVIIDLEAGDEVWVRLGYGHALYSDSNEYASFTGYLLHENS; encoded by the exons ATGGCCATGCTTAACCTGAAGTTCATCTTGCTACAATGTTGCATCTTTGTTACTGTGTATCAACCTTCATCATGTTTGGGTGATATGCAAAGTGAACACACAGATACTGGGACACCTCAAGGCCATGATGTTCCCACAATGCACTCTGAAACACAACCATGTACAAACTCTATCAATGGCATCCCAGGAATTCCAG GAATTCCTGGCAGTCCTGGACCAATAGGCACTCCTGGTTTGAAGGGTCAAAATGGTGAGAAAGGAAGTCCAGGTTCAAAGGGAGATAAAGGTGACTATGGAGCAAATGGTCAGATGGGTCAGAAAGGAGTCCAGGGCAAGCCTGGTCCAAAAGGAGTACAAGGTGACCTTGGACAGAAGGGAAGTACTGGTCAAAGTGGACCAACTGGACCTAAAGGGCAGCAAGGACCACCAGGACAGCAAGGTCAGAAGGGAGACAAAGGTCAAGCCGGAGAAATACAACATCCAAGTAGAATGGCATTTTCAGTTGTAAGAACATCATCTCTCGGCCCTGTGTCATCTCACACTACTGTTATCTACGACAAGGTTTATTCAAATGTAGGCAATGGTTACAGTTCATCCACTGGTAAATTCACATGCTCTGTCAGTGGCATTTATTTCTTTATGATATCCGGTATGAGAATACACAGTCATTCTCATTTCATGTatatttgtttgatgaaaaataatgagaaattgCCATGTGTTTATGTGCACAATTCTGGACAACGGCATTACGGTGCAGCTTCAAACAGTGTCATCATAGATTTGGAGGCAGGGGATGAAGTGTGGGTAAGACTTGGCTATGGCCATGCTTTGTACAGTGACAGTAATGAGTATGCATCTTTTACAGGGTATCTGCTCCATGAAAATTCTTAA